A stretch of DNA from Bacillus sp. FJAT-45350:
AATTTATGCAATGAGTGCATTTTTTGGCTTAGCTGCTGTGATGCTGACAATATCGACAGTTTGGGTGGCACTTTTCATCGTATTAGTATTACTAATCGCAATCGAATTAATTGTTGAAGGTGTCGGTCTTGTAAGTTCAAATTATCGTCCAATGCTAAATTTCTTTAGCCGAATAACAAGTGTAAAACGAATGTAAAAATAAAGGGGAGGTAGACTATGAGCTACTTCTCCTTTTTATGTTTAAGAGGAATAAATTAAGTAGTACAAACTACATCTTTTTTGTGTATAATTAGCTTTGAATGGAGGTGATAATATGGAAGATACATTAAAATTAATTCTTCAGGAAATCCAAAAAGTAAATCTTCGAATCGGTGGTCTCGAAAGTCAATTTGGTGGGCAGGAAAAACGAATGGATGGACTTGAGAGTAGATTTGTCGGCTTAGAAAAACAAATGGATGGATTCGATAGTCGATTTGATTCATTAGAAAGAGATATTAAAGAATTAAAAGTTGGACAAGAACAATTACAGAAGAACCTTGTTGATAGCTTGGGCCAAAACACAGAAAAAATCGTAGAGTATGTTGATAGCCAAACTGATGCATTAAATAAGCGATTATTTACTGTGGAGACAGATATTCAAAAATTAATGAGACAAAAAGCGAGATAATGTAATTCGGGGGTTCGTCATACTATTATAAAACAAAACATATACCTTCTTCTGTACGTAACTAGCAACATTCGCTTTCACCCCCAATACATAGAAAAACACCGACTAAGTAAGTCGATGTTCTAAATTACAATCCTATTTTATTTCTAAATGTTCTTGAAACGTAGTAGAGATTGTTCCAATTGATTCCTCTGTAAGCTCATAATAAAATACTCCGTTTATTCTTCTATTGTTACCTTCAAGATAAAGCGATTCAATATCATTTAATCCACCGCTATAAGAATGTAATGACAGGATATTACCGAAACTTAAGTTCATTGATATATGCTTTTCAATACTATCTAGCACAGCCCCGTAACTTGTAATAGATGAAAGTGATGCTCCTTTTTCGATAATTGCTTTAATGACTTCTTGTTGACGGTCGCCTCTTCCTAAATCACCACGAGGGTCTTTTTTTCTCATTCTTGAGAAAGCTAATGCTTCTTCTCCACTTAACAACTGTCTTCCTTCATATAATGTAATAGCCCCTTGATTATCATTACTGTCCATCTCACTAAACGTAAATGGTACGTCTACTTCAATTCCGCCTAGTGCATCAACAATTTCAATAAAAGCCATAAAATTTAATTTTACAAAATAATCAACTGGGATATCGAATAAGTTCTCAACAGTTTCAATTGCTAAATCGGTTCCTCCAAAAGCGTGAGCATGATTGATTTTATCAGGATTTCTTCTCCCTGGGATTTCAACTAACGCATCTCTTGGTATGCTCGTTAGTTTAATTGTCCCTTCCCCTTTATTAAATGTGGTAAGTAACATAGCGTCTGTTCGTCCAACTAGTTCACCATCACGGTCATCTACACCTAAAAACAAGATTGATATATTATCCTTACCAGGGTCAACTGCAACTTCACGCATGTCTGATTTGTCGCCACGGTCAAGCTCTTCACTAACGTTGGACGTTACATTTGATACTTTATTTAATAAATATATAGTGGCACCGCCCAAAACAAAGAATGCAACGACACCTACAATTGTCATCAGTTTCAAAAGTTTCTTCCATTTATATTTTCGCTTTTCTATTCTTGATTGAGCCATTTTTTATGAGCCCTCATTTCTATAATCTATAGTAGTTTGATAGTAAACTACACATATCCATCCTATAGTATCTTATATGCTACTTTTCGTAAAGTAGAGCGGAAAAAACTTTGTTAGTATTTCTGTGAATAAATAGAAATAGT
This window harbors:
- a CDS encoding LCP family glycopolymer transferase; protein product: MAQSRIEKRKYKWKKLLKLMTIVGVVAFFVLGGATIYLLNKVSNVTSNVSEELDRGDKSDMREVAVDPGKDNISILFLGVDDRDGELVGRTDAMLLTTFNKGEGTIKLTSIPRDALVEIPGRRNPDKINHAHAFGGTDLAIETVENLFDIPVDYFVKLNFMAFIEIVDALGGIEVDVPFTFSEMDSNDNQGAITLYEGRQLLSGEEALAFSRMRKKDPRGDLGRGDRQQEVIKAIIEKGASLSSITSYGAVLDSIEKHISMNLSFGNILSLHSYSGGLNDIESLYLEGNNRRINGVFYYELTEESIGTISTTFQEHLEIK